A genomic region of Candidatus Pseudomonas phytovorans contains the following coding sequences:
- the dnaQ gene encoding DNA polymerase III subunit epsilon — MEQQQDKRFVILDTETTGMPVGEGHRIIEIGCVEVIGRRLTGRHFHVYLQPDRESDEGAINVHGITDTFLVGKPRFGDVADEFFEFIQGATLVIHNAAFDVGFINNEFALLGQRDRTDASQYCTILDTLLLARSRHPGQRNSLDALCKRYDIDNSGRELHGALLDSELLADVYLAMTGGQTSLSLAGHGADAEGDGHGAGGSEIRRITGRAPGRVIMASAEELEAHAERLAAVAKSAGGPSMWQALTETPAG, encoded by the coding sequence GTGGAGCAGCAGCAAGATAAACGGTTCGTCATTCTCGATACCGAAACCACGGGTATGCCGGTAGGCGAAGGCCACCGGATCATCGAGATCGGCTGTGTCGAGGTGATCGGCCGGCGCCTGACCGGGCGGCACTTCCACGTCTATCTGCAACCGGACCGCGAGAGTGACGAGGGCGCGATCAACGTCCACGGCATCACCGACACCTTCCTGGTGGGCAAGCCACGCTTTGGTGATGTAGCCGACGAATTCTTCGAGTTCATCCAGGGCGCAACGCTGGTCATCCATAACGCGGCGTTCGACGTTGGCTTCATCAACAACGAATTCGCCTTGCTGGGCCAGCGGGATCGCACCGACGCTTCGCAGTACTGCACCATCCTCGATACCCTGCTGCTGGCGCGTTCGCGCCACCCGGGGCAGCGCAACAGCCTCGATGCGCTGTGCAAACGCTACGACATCGACAACTCGGGCCGTGAGCTGCACGGCGCACTGCTCGACTCGGAACTGCTGGCTGACGTTTACCTGGCGATGACCGGTGGCCAGACCAGCCTGTCGCTGGCTGGCCATGGGGCTGACGCCGAGGGTGACGGGCACGGAGCTGGCGGCAGTGAAATTCGCCGGATTACCGGGCGTGCACCGGGGCGGGTGATCATGGCCAGTGCCGAGGAACTGGAGGCGCATGCCGAGCGGCTGGCCGCCGTTGCCAAGTCGGCGGGCGGGCCCTCGATGTGGCAGGCCCTGACCGAGACGCCTGCCGGCTGA
- a CDS encoding Orn/Lys/Arg decarboxylase N-terminal domain-containing protein has translation MYKDLKFPILIVHRAIKADSVAGERVRGIAEELAQDGFTVIKAADHAEARLVAATHHGLACMLIAAEGVGENTHLLQNMAELIRLARLRAPNLPIFALGEQVTLENAPAEAMSELNQLRGILYLFEDTVPFLARQVARAAHSYLDGVLPPFFKALVQHTAQSNYSWHTPGHGGGVAYHKSPVGQAFHQFFGENTLRSDLSVSVPELGSLLDHTGPLAEAEARAARNFGADHTFFVINGTSTANKIVWHAMVGRDDLVLVDRNCHKSVVHAIIMTGAIPLYLCPERNELGIIGPIPLSEFSAESIAAKIQANPLARDRGQRIKLAVVTNCTYDGLCYHAGMIKQALGTSVEVLHFDEAWFAYAAFHEFFSGRYAMGTACAADSPLVFSTHSTHKLLAAFSQASMIHVQDGARRQLDRDRFNEAFMMHISTSPQYSILASLDVASSMMEGPAGRSLLQEMFDEALSFRRALANLREHIAADDWWFSIWQPPGAEGIRQLAGQDWLLQPAAQWHGFGEVADDYVLLDPLKVTLVMPGLNADGVLGEYGIPAVVVSKFLWERGLVVEKTGLYSFLVLFSMGITKGKWSTLLTELLEFKRHYDGNTALSNCLPSVVAADASRYQRMGLRDLCDQLHDCYRANATAKQLKRLFTRLPEVAVSPARAYDQMVRGEVEAVSIEALLGRVAAVMLVPYPPGIPLIMPGERFTEATRSILDYLAFARAFNQGFPGFVADVHGLQNESGCYTVDCITESE, from the coding sequence ATGTACAAGGACCTCAAGTTCCCGATCCTCATCGTCCACCGCGCCATCAAGGCCGACAGCGTAGCCGGCGAGCGGGTGCGGGGTATCGCCGAAGAGCTGGCCCAGGATGGTTTCACCGTCATCAAGGCCGCCGATCACGCCGAAGCCCGTCTGGTCGCCGCCACCCACCACGGCTTGGCCTGCATGCTGATCGCAGCCGAAGGGGTTGGCGAAAACACCCACCTGCTGCAAAACATGGCCGAGCTTATCCGCCTGGCTCGCCTGCGCGCGCCCAACCTGCCGATCTTCGCCTTGGGCGAGCAGGTGACCCTGGAGAACGCCCCCGCCGAGGCCATGAGCGAGCTCAACCAGCTGCGTGGCATTCTTTACCTGTTCGAAGACACCGTGCCGTTTCTTGCGCGCCAGGTGGCGCGTGCCGCACACAGCTACCTGGACGGCGTGCTGCCGCCATTCTTCAAAGCACTGGTGCAACACACCGCGCAATCCAACTATTCCTGGCACACTCCAGGCCACGGTGGCGGCGTGGCCTACCATAAAAGCCCGGTGGGTCAGGCTTTTCACCAGTTCTTCGGTGAAAATACCCTGCGCTCGGACCTGTCCGTTTCAGTGCCAGAACTAGGCTCGCTGCTCGACCACACAGGCCCCTTGGCCGAAGCCGAAGCCAGGGCAGCGCGCAACTTCGGCGCTGACCACACGTTTTTTGTCATCAACGGCACTTCCACGGCCAACAAGATCGTCTGGCACGCCATGGTCGGGCGCGACGACCTGGTACTGGTCGACCGCAACTGCCACAAGTCGGTGGTGCACGCAATCATCATGACTGGCGCCATTCCGCTGTACCTGTGCCCGGAACGCAACGAGCTGGGTATCATCGGGCCGATCCCGCTCAGCGAGTTCAGCGCCGAGTCGATTGCCGCGAAGATCCAGGCCAACCCGCTTGCCCGTGATCGCGGGCAGCGTATCAAGCTGGCGGTGGTGACCAACTGCACTTACGACGGCCTGTGCTATCACGCCGGGATGATCAAGCAGGCGCTGGGTACCAGTGTCGAGGTGCTGCATTTCGATGAGGCCTGGTTTGCCTATGCGGCGTTCCATGAGTTCTTCAGCGGACGCTATGCCATGGGCACCGCCTGCGCAGCAGACAGCCCGCTGGTATTCAGCACCCATTCCACCCACAAGCTGCTGGCGGCCTTCAGCCAGGCCTCGATGATCCATGTGCAGGACGGGGCCAGGCGTCAGCTGGACCGTGACCGTTTCAACGAAGCGTTCATGATGCACATCTCGACTTCGCCGCAATACAGCATTCTGGCCTCGCTGGACGTGGCTTCGAGCATGATGGAAGGGCCGGCCGGGCGCTCGTTGCTGCAGGAGATGTTCGACGAGGCGCTGAGCTTTCGGCGTGCCTTGGCCAACCTGCGCGAGCACATCGCTGCCGATGACTGGTGGTTCAGTATCTGGCAGCCGCCGGGTGCCGAAGGTATCCGGCAACTGGCCGGGCAGGACTGGCTGCTGCAACCCGCGGCGCAGTGGCACGGCTTTGGTGAAGTGGCGGATGACTATGTGCTGCTCGACCCGCTCAAGGTGACCCTGGTAATGCCGGGCCTGAACGCCGACGGTGTGCTCGGCGAGTACGGTATCCCGGCGGTGGTGGTCAGCAAGTTTCTTTGGGAGCGGGGGCTGGTGGTGGAAAAAACCGGCCTGTACAGCTTTCTGGTGTTGTTCTCGATGGGCATTACCAAAGGCAAGTGGAGCACTTTGCTGACCGAGTTGCTGGAGTTCAAGCGCCACTATGATGGCAATACAGCCTTGAGCAATTGCCTGCCGAGTGTGGTGGCAGCTGATGCTTCACGCTACCAGCGGATGGGGTTGCGTGACCTGTGTGATCAGTTGCACGACTGCTACCGCGCCAATGCCACGGCCAAACAATTGAAGCGGCTGTTCACCCGTTTGCCGGAGGTGGCGGTGAGCCCGGCCCGGGCCTATGACCAGATGGTGCGTGGCGAGGTGGAGGCAGTGTCGATCGAGGCGCTGCTGGGGCGTGTGGCGGCGGTGATGCTGGTGCCGTATCCCCCTGGAATTCCATTGATCATGCCGGGAGAGCGGTTCACCGAGGCGACCCGCTCGATACTCGACTACCTGGCTTTTGCGCGGGCATTCAATCAGGGCTTTCCTGGTTTTGTCGCCGATGTGCACGGCCTGCAAAACGAAAGCGGCTGTTACACCGTGGACTGCATCACGGAATCCGAATGA
- a CDS encoding head completion/stabilization protein, whose product MSNDLLLPRYADSHDPFWPRVDLGRLRERLSLPRPVSEAALEVAARCAAIDAAREFACWRAALRERGYKRLEDVAGHDQGRALRVCYIRFVEAAVMYSLGASAYLPNARRGAAHA is encoded by the coding sequence ATGAGCAACGATCTGCTGTTACCGCGTTATGCCGACAGCCATGACCCGTTCTGGCCGCGGGTGGACCTTGGCAGGCTGCGCGAGCGCCTGAGCCTGCCGCGGCCGGTCAGTGAGGCCGCCCTGGAAGTGGCCGCACGCTGCGCCGCCATTGATGCAGCACGGGAATTCGCCTGCTGGCGCGCGGCGCTGCGAGAGCGAGGATACAAGCGGCTTGAGGATGTGGCCGGGCATGACCAAGGGCGCGCATTGCGAGTGTGCTACATCCGTTTTGTTGAAGCTGCGGTCATGTACAGCTTGGGCGCAAGCGCATACCTGCCCAATGCGCGTCGGGGAGCTGCTCATGCCTGA
- a CDS encoding TonB-dependent receptor has protein sequence MRAVFPPSPCLGLLAAFAATQPALAASSVELGQVLITDEAQNDLTAASERLREVPGASNLVDMQRVGQGRVASNQDVLAYQPGVFAQSAGNDGIKLSIRGSGINRAPGAHGSGVYTMFDGLPLTGPGGTPYELFEPLWLSRAEVLRGANGFDQGALALGGAINYVTHTGYDAAPLQVRYEVGSRGYQHRHISSGQVLGNLDYYVALTDSEYDGYQAHSSGSAKGIAANVGYRFNPNLETRFYLRYRETENELAGRLTKDQIKHHPRAANPAYLARDDSRPQPGSTWVGNKTTFYLDDDARLEAGLVYHDYPMDLREGPMRLKVAYTDVSGTLNYFRRDTLFGHESKTTLGWRTTKHLPNSGASQFARNGDVFGARTRDFTYQGSDTVVHAGNDLELAPNLWLTTGLAMIYTRRESDVTYPAEGGKVSMHDWDYAPRVGLRYDIRPDLQVYGNLSRSVEPPHPWSLIWSAPSTGGKQIQPIEMQNQTATTLELGARGDSALGRWDLAWYYSQVRHELLAVEVVPNFTSEFNASATVHQGVEAGLDSTVWERADTGKLSLRQAYTFGDFHYRDDDKFGDNRLPGIPMHYYQAELRYDWPSGFYAGVNTQMASKVQVDYANSYHADEYALLGARVGWDSPKQDWQTWLDLRNLTNKRYAATVTPAYNDAGNDNARSTPGEGFGVYAGVSYSFR, from the coding sequence ATGCGTGCCGTTTTCCCCCCATCGCCCTGCCTCGGCCTGCTGGCTGCCTTTGCTGCCACCCAGCCCGCCCTGGCAGCATCCTCGGTCGAATTGGGCCAGGTGCTGATCACCGATGAGGCGCAGAACGACCTGACAGCGGCCAGCGAACGCCTGCGCGAGGTTCCCGGCGCCAGCAACCTGGTGGACATGCAACGCGTGGGGCAAGGCCGAGTGGCCAGCAACCAGGACGTGCTGGCTTACCAGCCCGGCGTATTCGCCCAATCGGCGGGCAACGATGGCATCAAGCTGTCGATCCGCGGCTCGGGTATCAACCGCGCACCGGGGGCGCACGGTTCCGGGGTGTACACGATGTTCGACGGCCTGCCACTGACTGGCCCGGGCGGTACGCCCTACGAGCTGTTCGAGCCACTGTGGCTTAGCCGTGCCGAAGTGCTGCGCGGCGCCAACGGCTTCGACCAAGGCGCCTTGGCGCTGGGCGGCGCGATCAACTACGTTACCCACACCGGCTACGACGCCGCGCCACTGCAGGTGCGCTACGAGGTCGGCAGCCGCGGTTACCAGCACCGGCACATCAGCTCTGGTCAAGTGCTGGGCAACCTCGACTACTACGTGGCCCTGACCGACTCGGAATATGACGGCTACCAGGCGCACAGCAGCGGCAGCGCCAAGGGCATTGCCGCCAATGTCGGCTACCGCTTCAACCCGAACCTGGAAACCCGCTTCTACCTGCGCTACCGGGAAACCGAAAACGAACTGGCCGGGCGCCTGACCAAAGACCAGATCAAGCACCACCCGCGCGCGGCCAACCCGGCGTACCTGGCCCGCGACGACAGCCGCCCGCAACCAGGCAGCACCTGGGTCGGCAACAAGACCACGTTTTACCTCGATGACGACGCACGCCTGGAAGCCGGCCTGGTCTACCACGACTACCCGATGGATCTGCGCGAAGGCCCGATGCGCCTGAAAGTGGCCTACACCGATGTCAGCGGCACGCTGAACTATTTCCGCCGTGACACCCTGTTCGGCCATGAAAGCAAGACCACCCTCGGCTGGCGTACCACCAAGCACCTGCCCAACAGCGGCGCCTCGCAGTTCGCGCGCAATGGCGACGTGTTCGGCGCACGTACCCGCGATTTCACCTACCAGGGTTCAGACACCGTGGTGCACGCCGGCAACGACCTGGAGCTGGCCCCCAACCTGTGGCTGACCACCGGCCTGGCGATGATCTACACCCGCCGCGAAAGTGACGTCACCTACCCCGCTGAAGGTGGCAAAGTGAGCATGCATGACTGGGACTACGCGCCACGCGTGGGGCTGCGCTACGACATTCGTCCGGACCTGCAGGTGTACGGCAACCTCAGCCGCTCGGTCGAGCCGCCACACCCATGGTCACTGATCTGGAGCGCGCCAAGCACTGGCGGCAAGCAGATCCAGCCGATCGAGATGCAGAATCAGACTGCCACTACCCTTGAGCTGGGCGCACGTGGCGACTCGGCGCTCGGCCGCTGGGACCTTGCCTGGTACTACTCGCAAGTGCGCCACGAACTGCTGGCCGTGGAGGTGGTGCCAAACTTCACCTCGGAGTTCAACGCCAGCGCTACGGTGCACCAGGGCGTGGAGGCCGGCCTCGACAGCACCGTGTGGGAGCGCGCAGACACCGGCAAACTGAGCTTGCGCCAGGCCTACACCTTCGGCGACTTCCATTACCGTGATGACGATAAATTTGGCGACAACCGCCTGCCCGGCATCCCCATGCACTACTACCAGGCCGAACTGCGCTATGACTGGCCGAGCGGCTTCTATGCCGGGGTGAATACGCAGATGGCCTCAAAGGTGCAAGTGGACTATGCCAACAGCTACCACGCTGATGAATATGCCCTGCTCGGCGCACGGGTTGGCTGGGACTCGCCGAAACAGGACTGGCAGACCTGGCTGGACCTGCGCAACCTGACCAACAAGCGGTATGCGGCGACGGTGACGCCGGCCTACAACGATGCCGGCAACGACAATGCCCGCTCGACGCCGGGCGAAGGATTTGGCGTGTACGCCGGGGTTTCCTACAGCTTCCGCTAA
- a CDS encoding helix-turn-helix domain-containing protein — MSTHVLAAVLTRLKLLTGAQSDADLSRALSVSPQTLSSWKVRDSVPYSLCIEMARQHACSLDWLLLGEVQQHPAHQAETGWEFDMLERLRTLSPTDRQAILLLISDKQRIQQLELQLRELTSHPPTAASG; from the coding sequence ATGAGTACTCACGTACTTGCTGCGGTGCTTACGCGCCTGAAGCTTCTGACCGGCGCCCAGTCCGATGCCGACTTGTCACGCGCGCTGTCGGTCAGCCCGCAGACGCTTAGCAGCTGGAAGGTGCGCGATAGTGTGCCGTACTCACTTTGCATAGAAATGGCCCGGCAACACGCATGCTCGCTGGACTGGTTGCTGCTGGGCGAAGTACAGCAGCACCCCGCACACCAGGCTGAAACGGGCTGGGAGTTCGACATGCTCGAACGGCTGCGCACGCTCTCACCCACTGATCGCCAGGCCATCTTGCTGCTCATCAGCGACAAGCAACGCATCCAGCAGCTGGAACTGCAATTGCGCGAGCTGACCAGCCACCCGCCCACAGCCGCCAGCGGCTAA
- a CDS encoding ogr/Delta-like zinc finger family protein, whose translation MSTYKLVCPHCHSRMRIRTSEGRHIFLRIAYLQCTTEACGWSVRAEFEMTHELSPSGMPNPEVYLPSANGDLRKAALAGEGHPG comes from the coding sequence GTGAGTACTTACAAGCTGGTTTGCCCGCACTGCCACAGCCGGATGCGCATACGTACTAGCGAAGGGCGCCATATTTTCCTGCGTATCGCTTATTTGCAATGCACCACTGAGGCGTGCGGCTGGTCAGTACGCGCCGAATTTGAAATGACTCATGAACTCTCCCCTAGCGGGATGCCCAATCCGGAAGTGTACCTGCCTTCGGCCAATGGTGATTTGCGCAAGGCAGCGCTGGCAGGAGAAGGCCATCCCGGTTGA
- a CDS encoding helix-turn-helix domain-containing protein: protein MTDNARHQQQPPADAPVRLTPRERQVLLWCAYGKSSWEIGRILECKESTVNFHVSNILRKFDVPTRVAAVIKAIRYGMLAEQ from the coding sequence ATGACTGACAACGCACGACACCAGCAGCAACCCCCGGCGGACGCCCCGGTTCGCCTGACGCCACGTGAACGGCAAGTGCTGTTGTGGTGTGCCTACGGCAAGAGCTCGTGGGAGATCGGCCGGATCCTTGAGTGCAAGGAGTCTACGGTGAACTTTCACGTGTCCAACATCCTGCGCAAGTTCGATGTGCCAACCCGGGTGGCGGCGGTCATCAAGGCCATTCGCTACGGCATGCTGGCTGAGCAGTAA
- the chrR gene encoding class I chromate reductase ChrR (Pseudomonas putida), which produces MSQVYSVAVVVGSLRKESYNRKVARALSELAPSSLALKIVEIGDLPLYNEDVEAEAPPAAWKRFREEIRGSDAVLFVTPEYNRSVPGCLKNAIDVGSRPYGQSAWGGKPTAVVSVSPGAIGGFGANHAVRQSLVFLDMPCMQMPEAYIGGAASLFEDSGKLNDKTRPFLQAFIDKFASWVKLNRAV; this is translated from the coding sequence ATGAGCCAGGTGTATTCGGTAGCGGTTGTCGTGGGTAGCTTGCGCAAGGAGTCCTACAACCGCAAGGTCGCCCGCGCACTTTCAGAGCTGGCGCCGTCCAGCTTAGCCCTGAAGATCGTCGAAATTGGCGATTTGCCGTTGTACAACGAAGACGTCGAGGCTGAAGCGCCGCCGGCGGCGTGGAAGCGTTTTCGCGAGGAGATCCGCGGCAGTGATGCAGTACTGTTCGTCACGCCAGAGTACAACCGATCGGTACCGGGCTGTCTGAAAAATGCCATCGATGTGGGCTCGCGGCCCTACGGCCAAAGTGCCTGGGGTGGCAAGCCGACAGCGGTGGTAAGTGTATCGCCCGGGGCCATTGGGGGCTTCGGTGCCAACCATGCCGTGCGCCAATCGCTGGTGTTTCTGGACATGCCGTGCATGCAGATGCCCGAGGCGTACATCGGCGGGGCGGCAAGCCTGTTCGAGGACTCGGGCAAGCTCAACGACAAGACCCGGCCGTTCTTGCAGGCATTCATCGACAAGTTTGCTTCGTGGGTGAAGTTGAACAGGGCGGTTTGA
- the gloB gene encoding hydroxyacylglutathione hydrolase: MIQIDALPAFSDNYIWLLQDTAKRRCAVVDPGDAGPVERWLSANPEWVLSDILITHHHNDHVGGVERLRQLTGARVCGPAHERIPCRDLALDEGDQVTVLGVTFQVLAVPGHTLGHIAFFSDQPATPVLFSGDTLFAAGCGRMFEGTPEQMQPALARLAALPASTEVYCAHEYTLSNLRFAKAVEPGNQHVLKRFEDVTRLRADNRITLPSTIGLERLTNPFLRTSETLVKQKADEWKGHPNDSQVTVFAALRSWKDTF; encoded by the coding sequence ATGATACAGATCGATGCTCTCCCCGCTTTCTCCGACAACTACATCTGGTTGTTACAGGATACTGCCAAACGCCGTTGCGCGGTGGTCGACCCCGGTGATGCCGGCCCGGTGGAACGCTGGCTCTCGGCCAACCCCGAGTGGGTGCTCAGTGACATCCTGATTACCCACCACCACAACGACCATGTCGGCGGCGTGGAACGGCTCAGGCAACTGACCGGCGCACGGGTCTGCGGCCCGGCCCACGAGCGTATCCCCTGCCGCGACCTGGCGCTGGATGAAGGCGACCAGGTGACGGTGCTGGGCGTGACGTTCCAGGTGCTGGCGGTGCCAGGCCACACCTTGGGTCATATCGCTTTCTTCAGTGACCAACCGGCAACACCCGTACTGTTCAGTGGCGACACCCTGTTCGCCGCAGGCTGCGGGCGCATGTTCGAGGGTACACCCGAACAGATGCAGCCGGCCCTCGCCCGCCTGGCGGCGCTGCCAGCATCCACCGAAGTGTACTGCGCCCACGAATACACCCTCAGCAACCTGCGCTTTGCCAAAGCGGTAGAACCTGGCAACCAGCACGTTCTAAAGCGGTTCGAGGACGTTACCCGTTTGCGTGCAGATAATCGCATCACCTTGCCATCAACGATTGGCCTGGAACGCCTGACCAACCCCTTCCTGCGTACCTCTGAAACATTAGTTAAACAAAAAGCAGACGAATGGAAGGGACATCCAAACGACTCGCAGGTCACTGTTTTTGCTGCCTTGAGGTCTTGGAAGGACACCTTCTGA
- a CDS encoding SAM-dependent methyltransferase, whose product MTDQAFAQADPDWVKLISLAREWFNGPIGQLMLKEEEKLLEEELGRFFGGYLVHYGPCADAPPSAPQVQRNVRLGAPLPGVEIVCEEQAWPLSEHAADVVVLQHGLDFSLSPHGLLREAASAVRPGGHLLIVGINPWSSWGMRHFFSHGALRKARCISPSRVGDWLNLLGFALEKRRFGCYRPPLASPAWQQRLAGWERVAGGWQSSGGGVYLLVARKMVVGLRPLRPERREPMGKLLPLPLAKVNRTAANPETDKH is encoded by the coding sequence ATGACCGACCAAGCCTTTGCCCAGGCCGACCCGGACTGGGTCAAACTGATCAGCCTGGCCCGTGAGTGGTTCAATGGCCCGATCGGCCAACTGATGCTCAAGGAAGAGGAAAAACTGCTTGAAGAAGAGCTCGGCCGCTTCTTCGGGGGTTACCTTGTGCACTACGGACCTTGCGCCGACGCGCCGCCCAGTGCCCCGCAGGTGCAGCGTAATGTGCGCCTGGGCGCGCCGTTGCCAGGGGTGGAGATTGTCTGCGAGGAGCAGGCCTGGCCACTGAGTGAGCACGCCGCCGATGTGGTGGTGCTGCAACATGGCCTGGATTTCAGCCTGTCGCCCCATGGTTTGCTGCGCGAGGCCGCCAGCGCCGTGCGCCCGGGCGGGCATCTGCTGATCGTGGGGATCAACCCGTGGAGCAGTTGGGGCATGCGCCATTTCTTCAGCCACGGCGCCTTGCGCAAGGCGCGCTGCATCTCGCCGTCGCGGGTAGGTGACTGGCTCAACCTGCTGGGCTTCGCGCTGGAGAAACGCCGCTTCGGGTGCTATCGTCCGCCGCTTGCCTCACCGGCCTGGCAGCAGCGCCTGGCGGGCTGGGAGCGGGTGGCCGGCGGCTGGCAGAGCTCCGGTGGCGGGGTGTACCTGCTGGTGGCACGCAAGATGGTGGTGGGCCTGCGGCCGCTGCGCCCGGAGCGCCGCGAGCCGATGGGCAAGCTGCTGCCGCTGCCGCTGGCCAAGGTGAACCGCACGGCGGCCAACCCCGAAACTGACAAGCACTGA
- the nuoN gene encoding NADH-quinone oxidoreductase subunit NuoN, with product MEFTTQHFIALAPMLITTITTVVVMLAIAWKRNHSQTFLLSTVGLNLALLSILPALKVAPLAVTPLLTIDKFACLYMAIVLVATLACVTLAHAYLGEGAKGFPGNREELYLLLLMSALGGLVLVSANHLAGLFIGLELLSVPVYGLVAYAFFNKRSLEAGIKYMVLSAAGSAFLLFGMALLYADAGSLSFDQIGKALAATNMPSLLAQLGLGMMLVGLAFKLSLVPFHLWTPDVYEGAPAPVAAFLATASKVAVFAVLVRLFMISPAASSGVLSTVLAVIAVASILIGNLLALTQSNLKRLLGYSSIAHFGYLLIALVASKGLAMEAMGVYLVTYVITSLGAFGVITLMSSPYGGRDADALYEYRGLFWRRPYLTAVLTVMMLSLAGIPLTAGFIGKFYIIATGVESHLWWLVGALVIGSAIGVYYYLRVMVTLYLVEPNLRRHDAPLKWEQRTGGVMLLAIAILAFVLGVYPQPLLEMVQQAGLQLIG from the coding sequence ATGGAATTCACCACTCAACACTTCATCGCATTGGCGCCGATGCTGATCACCACCATCACCACGGTGGTGGTGATGCTGGCGATCGCCTGGAAGCGCAACCACTCGCAGACCTTCCTGCTGTCCACCGTGGGCCTGAACCTGGCCCTGCTGTCGATCTTGCCAGCACTGAAAGTCGCACCGCTGGCGGTCACTCCGCTGCTCACCATCGACAAGTTCGCCTGCCTGTACATGGCGATCGTCCTCGTGGCCACGCTGGCATGCGTCACCCTTGCCCACGCTTACCTCGGCGAAGGCGCCAAGGGTTTCCCGGGCAACCGTGAAGAACTGTACCTGCTGTTGCTGATGTCGGCACTCGGTGGCCTGGTGCTGGTCAGCGCCAACCACCTGGCCGGCCTGTTCATCGGCCTGGAGCTGCTGTCGGTGCCGGTCTACGGCCTGGTCGCGTATGCCTTCTTCAACAAGCGCTCGCTGGAAGCCGGCATCAAGTACATGGTGCTGTCGGCCGCAGGCTCGGCTTTCCTGCTGTTCGGCATGGCCTTGCTGTACGCCGATGCCGGTAGCTTGAGCTTCGACCAGATCGGCAAAGCGCTTGCCGCGACCAACATGCCAAGCCTGCTGGCCCAACTGGGCCTGGGCATGATGCTGGTCGGCCTGGCCTTCAAGCTGTCGCTGGTGCCGTTCCACCTGTGGACCCCTGATGTGTACGAAGGCGCCCCGGCGCCGGTCGCCGCATTCCTGGCAACCGCCAGCAAGGTTGCGGTATTCGCCGTGCTGGTTCGCTTGTTCATGATCTCCCCAGCTGCAAGCAGCGGCGTGCTGAGCACCGTCCTGGCCGTGATCGCGGTTGCCTCGATCCTGATCGGTAACTTGCTGGCACTTACCCAGAGCAACCTCAAGCGTCTGCTCGGTTACTCGTCCATCGCTCACTTCGGTTACCTGCTGATCGCTTTGGTCGCCAGCAAGGGCCTGGCAATGGAAGCCATGGGCGTGTACCTGGTCACCTACGTGATCACCAGCCTGGGCGCCTTCGGTGTCATCACCCTGATGTCCTCGCCTTATGGCGGTCGTGACGCCGATGCGCTGTACGAGTACCGTGGCCTGTTCTGGCGCCGTCCGTACCTGACTGCGGTATTGACCGTGATGATGCTGTCGCTGGCGGGTATCCCGCTGACCGCCGGCTTCATCGGCAAGTTCTACATCATCGCCACCGGCGTCGAGTCGCACCTGTGGTGGCTGGTCGGTGCCCTGGTCATTGGTAGTGCCATTGGCGTTTACTACTACCTGCGGGTCATGGTTACCCTGTACCTGGTCGAGCCAAACCTGCGTCGCCACGACGCCCCGCTGAAGTGGGAACAGCGCACCGGCGGCGTCATGCTGCTGGCCATCGCCATCCTCGCCTTCGTGCTTGGCGTGTACCCGCAACCGCTGCTGGAAATGGTCCAGCAAGCGGGCCTGCAACTGATCGGCTGA
- the rnhA gene encoding ribonuclease HI has product MSDSVEMFTDGACKGNPGPGGWGVLMIYKGVEKELWGGERETTNNRMELMAAIQGLMSLKRECDVVLTTDSQYVMKGINEWMVNWKKRGWKTAAKEPVKNADLWQQLDEQVNRHKVSWKWVRGHIGHPGNERADQLANRGVDEVRAQR; this is encoded by the coding sequence ATGAGCGATAGCGTCGAAATGTTTACCGATGGTGCCTGCAAAGGCAATCCTGGCCCGGGTGGCTGGGGGGTCCTGATGATCTACAAGGGCGTCGAGAAGGAACTGTGGGGCGGCGAACGTGAAACCACCAACAACCGCATGGAGCTGATGGCGGCAATCCAGGGCCTGATGTCGCTCAAGCGTGAGTGCGATGTGGTGCTGACCACTGACTCGCAGTATGTGATGAAGGGCATCAACGAGTGGATGGTCAACTGGAAGAAGCGCGGCTGGAAGACCGCCGCCAAAGAGCCAGTGAAGAACGCCGACCTGTGGCAGCAGCTCGATGAGCAGGTCAACCGCCACAAGGTGAGCTGGAAGTGGGTACGCGGGCACATCGGCCACCCCGGCAACGAACGCGCCGACCAGTTGGCCAACCGCGGGGTCGATGAGGTACGCGCCCAGCGTTGA